A part of Bacteroidia bacterium genomic DNA contains:
- a CDS encoding GNAT family N-acetyltransferase, whose product MRIHKYGITLTRLKADDLELVRIKRNSQDISSVMQYQEIITPGMQQKWFESINTIYHNYFIIHYQGEKIGLINGKNSDYEKRTSEGGMFVWDKQYWGTIIPAMCSVIMSDHAFLICGYKKNYIKILNSNQKAIVYNKQIGYVPTKDYASDKDVQWFELTKEKYEKHVVKIRKAIGIITNDFSPLTIENIDFKDDSDEEIKVLYKPLPSFIRENIANIILKREGRNIL is encoded by the coding sequence GTGAGAATTCATAAATACGGAATTACATTAACTCGCTTAAAGGCGGATGATCTTGAATTGGTGAGGATAAAGCGCAACTCACAAGATATTAGCAGCGTGATGCAATACCAGGAAATAATTACGCCGGGAATGCAACAAAAATGGTTCGAATCCATTAATACCATATACCATAACTATTTTATCATTCATTATCAAGGTGAGAAAATTGGCTTGATAAACGGCAAAAACAGCGATTACGAAAAACGAACTTCCGAAGGCGGAATGTTTGTTTGGGATAAACAATACTGGGGAACCATCATTCCTGCGATGTGTTCTGTTATCATGTCTGACCACGCTTTTTTGATTTGCGGGTACAAAAAAAATTACATTAAAATTTTAAATTCCAACCAAAAAGCAATTGTGTATAACAAGCAAATTGGATACGTTCCTACAAAAGATTATGCGTCTGATAAAGATGTTCAATGGTTTGAATTGACCAAAGAAAAATATGAAAAACACGTCGTGAAAATTAGGAAGGCAATCGGTATTATTACGAATGATTTTTCACCGCTTACGATTGAAAATATTGATTTTAAAGATGATTCAGATGAGGAAATTAAAGTGTTATACAAACCTCTCCCCTCATTTATTCGAGAAAACATTGCGAATATTATTTTAAAGCGAGAAGGCAGAAATATTCTTTGA